One genomic window of Sodaliphilus pleomorphus includes the following:
- the rpmA gene encoding 50S ribosomal protein L27 — translation MAHKKGQTSSRNGRESQSKRLGVKIFGGQFANAGSIIRRQRGTVHRPGTNVGMGKDHTLYALVSGTVEFQHRAGHTYVNVVAAPAAQESEKN, via the coding sequence ATGGCACATAAAAAAGGTCAAACCAGTTCAAGGAACGGTCGCGAGTCGCAAAGCAAGCGACTGGGCGTTAAAATTTTTGGTGGTCAATTTGCCAATGCCGGCAGCATCATTCGCCGTCAGCGTGGCACCGTGCATCGTCCCGGCACCAACGTGGGCATGGGCAAGGATCATACACTCTATGCGCTGGTGAGCGGAACGGTTGAGTTCCAGCATCGTGCAGGCCACACCTATGTGAACGTGGTTGCTGCTCCAGCTGCCCAAGAGAGCGAGAAGAACTAA
- the ispF gene encoding 2-C-methyl-D-erythritol 2,4-cyclodiphosphate synthase produces MARIGMGYDVHRLVAGRDLWLGGVKIDHTMGLLGHSDADVAIHALCDALLGAACLRDIGYHFPDTDPRYKGIDSRKLLREVARLLREQGYRLGNCDITICAERPKINPHIPAMQQQLAACLECEPGQVSIKATTTERLGFTGREEGIAAYAVALIEKA; encoded by the coding sequence ATGGCAAGAATAGGAATGGGATATGACGTGCACCGCCTTGTGGCGGGACGCGACTTGTGGCTGGGTGGGGTGAAAATCGACCACACCATGGGGCTGCTGGGCCACAGCGACGCCGATGTGGCCATTCACGCGCTGTGCGACGCTCTGCTGGGCGCTGCATGCCTGCGCGACATAGGCTATCACTTCCCCGACACCGACCCTCGATACAAGGGCATCGACAGCCGCAAGCTCCTGCGCGAGGTGGCCCGCCTGTTGCGCGAGCAGGGCTACCGCCTGGGCAATTGCGACATCACGATATGTGCCGAGCGGCCCAAGATCAATCCTCACATTCCTGCCATGCAGCAGCAGCTGGCTGCCTGCCTGGAGTGTGAACCGGGCCAGGTGAGCATCAAGGCCACCACCACCGAGCGGCTGGGCTTCACCGGGCGCGAGGAGGGCATCGCGGCCTATGCCGTGGCCCTCATCGAGAAAGCCTGA
- the rplU gene encoding 50S ribosomal protein L21 yields MYAIVDIQGQQFKAEQGKTLYVHYLGDEKKEGDSVEFDKVLLVDADGAVKVGAPTVEGAKVVCEVKTPLVKGEHVIVFKKRRRKGYRRLNGHRQMFTQLVIKEVIA; encoded by the coding sequence ATGTACGCAATTGTAGACATTCAGGGACAGCAGTTCAAGGCCGAGCAGGGCAAGACACTGTATGTTCACTATCTCGGCGACGAGAAGAAGGAAGGCGATTCAGTAGAATTCGACAAGGTCCTGCTCGTTGACGCCGACGGTGCCGTCAAGGTTGGTGCACCTACCGTCGAAGGTGCAAAGGTTGTTTGCGAGGTAAAGACTCCCCTCGTGAAAGGTGAGCACGTGATCGTTTTCAAGAAACGTCGCCGCAAGGGCTATCGCCGTCTCAACGGCCATCGCCAGATGTTCACTCAGCTTGTGATTAAAGAAGTTATTGCTTAA
- the porV gene encoding type IX secretion system outer membrane channel protein PorV, with product MKLTKTLILVSLAMAGTLAAQADDDIKNTEFNPVTTGVTSLGITPDARGASMGDLGVATDPDVNSQFWNPAKYAFAYSTAGASLSYTPWLRKIVNDIYLANLAGYWKIGGGDNQAVSASMRYFSLGEIQMTGDQGSNIGSINPYEMAVDVAYSRKLSEKFSMAVALRYIYSNLGYSEYSSTEGTTGASAFAADIAGYYTTYPVIGRNECQWSLGWNLSNIGSKVSYDHGDNPAFLPANLRIGTAFTFPLADYHNLTVSLDANKLLVPAKPRLSDYSGEESESKYEEDLQKWKDKSSISGIFDSFDKDWAKRITESIGLEYAYNQQFFLRAGYFHESKFSGNRQYFGMGAGFALNVIKIDASYMIATAQNSPLDQTLRFTLSFDLDGIKGLFGRR from the coding sequence ATGAAACTTACCAAGACGTTGATACTCGTCTCCTTGGCCATGGCGGGCACACTGGCCGCCCAGGCCGACGACGACATTAAGAACACCGAGTTCAACCCAGTAACCACGGGTGTGACTTCGCTTGGCATCACCCCCGATGCCCGTGGAGCCTCGATGGGCGACTTGGGTGTGGCTACCGACCCCGATGTGAACTCTCAATTCTGGAATCCAGCAAAATATGCCTTCGCCTACAGCACCGCAGGCGCATCGCTTTCCTACACCCCCTGGTTGCGCAAGATTGTGAACGACATCTACCTGGCCAACCTGGCGGGCTACTGGAAAATAGGCGGTGGCGACAACCAGGCCGTGAGTGCCTCGATGCGCTACTTCTCGCTGGGTGAGATACAGATGACTGGTGACCAGGGCAGCAACATAGGCAGCATCAACCCCTATGAGATGGCAGTCGACGTGGCCTACTCCCGCAAGCTTTCAGAGAAATTCTCGATGGCCGTGGCCCTGCGCTACATCTACTCCAACCTGGGCTACAGCGAGTACTCGTCGACCGAGGGCACCACGGGTGCGTCGGCCTTTGCTGCCGACATCGCCGGCTACTACACTACCTATCCCGTGATAGGCCGCAACGAGTGCCAGTGGTCGCTGGGATGGAACCTGTCCAATATTGGCTCCAAGGTGTCTTATGACCACGGCGACAACCCGGCTTTCCTGCCCGCCAACCTGCGCATAGGCACAGCTTTCACCTTCCCGCTGGCCGACTATCACAATCTCACCGTCTCGCTCGATGCCAACAAGCTGCTCGTGCCGGCCAAGCCGCGTCTGTCGGACTACAGCGGCGAGGAATCGGAGTCAAAATATGAAGAAGACTTGCAGAAGTGGAAAGACAAGAGCTCGATATCGGGCATCTTCGACTCCTTCGACAAGGACTGGGCCAAGCGCATCACCGAGTCGATCGGTCTGGAATATGCCTACAACCAGCAGTTTTTCTTGCGTGCCGGTTACTTCCACGAGAGCAAGTTCAGCGGCAATCGCCAGTACTTCGGCATGGGTGCAGGTTTTGCGCTCAATGTGATAAAAATCGACGCCAGCTACATGATAGCCACTGCCCAAAACAGCCCGCTCGACCAGACGCTGCGTTTCACCCTCTCGTTTGACCTCGACGGCATCAAGGGTCTCTTTGGCCGCCGTTAA